In Methanobrevibacter sp. V74, the genomic window GTCGTGACCTGCTTCATCTGCTCCATCGATGTTTATTAAGAAAAAATCATATTCTGAGTTTTTGACTTGGTCAACAATGGTATCACGAATATTATATAGGTTAGTATCAATTCCGCCGGTTACATCTTCCATTTCAATAATGTCCATTCCTGCAAATCTTCCGATACCCATGATTAATCCGGTTTCTGCAATACAGGCTGAATTAATTTCATATTTTTCATTTAATGATTCAACAACAGGCACCTCTCCAGCTCCACGTGGAATGACAATATTTGCTGGCGGTTCGCCTTCTTCAATTCTTTTTAAGTTTACAGGGTGATCTTTAACCATTTCATATGTTTTTACAACAACTTTATTTAAAATATCTGCTGTTTTAGCTGCTTGCGGAGTGTCGTCCAAAGCCTTTACTTCTTTTGGTCTGTTTCCTTCTACTTTAGGATCAGCATCACTTACTTTATCAGACAATCCTTCACCCCTAAGTACAAGTACGGCCCTGTGGCCAGTTGATTCTTTAAATATTATTTTAATATCAGGATAATCCTCTAAAACCATAGTATTCAAGACATCTACAATTTCTTTAGTGCCCTCTTTAATTCTTCCAGCACGCCTATCGGTTACAACTAAGTTTTCATCTGCAGTTGAGAAATTACATCTAAATGCAATATCCCCCGGCAATACCTCCAAACCAACGCCATTTGCTTCAAACGGACCTCTTCCAGTATAAACTTCATATGGATTGTATCCTAAGATAGATAAGTGTGCAGTGTCACTTCCAGGAATAATCCCCGGTGCGATTGAATCCATAATACCAGTTATTCCTTCTTCAGCCATCTTATCCATGTTTGGAGTATTTGCTGCTTCAAGAGGTGTTTTATTTCCAAATTCTTTAATTGGACGGTCACCCATACCATCCATGATTAAAATAAGACCTTTCATAAATATATCACCTTTAATAAATTATATTAATATTCTTTTTATTTTTAATAGTTAAATAATTTGTTTAAAACTAATTAATTATTTTTGAATTTAATCATTATGCTTTTTCCATCTTTGAGCTTTAAAAGAAGATTAAATGTTTGCAATTGCATTTGAAATATTGTATACTATGTGGCTCTTGTAAAATGTTTTTCATAAGTTTATTTTAAGTATTGTTATTGAGTTTTATGAATATCTGCAATGCTGTCAAGCTAAGGTTTTTGAATTCATTTTTATGAGTTTCGAGTTTTTGGTTGATTTGGATGTGCTCTCAGATGCATTATTGGATTATATGGATTGATTAAAGACGGCTAGACGAAAGAATGCTTGAAGACAACATGTCGAAGAAGACCCAATGGCAGGTACTTCTATTTAGTGGATGCATGCTTGTTATTGCAGTCGCTTTCTTGTCTTTGTGATTATCAGCTGGAACATGCAGGCAATTGTTAGCGATGATGCAACTCCTATTTCTATGGATCAGCAGACTACAGAAATTGACTCCATCAGGAATTGGATGATGTGCCCGATACAAGTAACTCCTCAGTCAAGGTTATAACGAAATGGGAAAAGTGTACAAAATCAGGCACCCTCATATGGCGAAGGGAGGTTAGATATTTGACCTCTCGAATTCTTATTTTCATGATTAATCATTCAAATACTTAATCATATAATTTATTTTTAATTAAACATTAATGGAATAATTTTGATTCTATTTTTTAATCATGATTTTTTCTAGTAGTTGATATACTGTTTTTTTATTTAATATACAAATATTGGATGTGATTATTATATGGTCAAAACAATTAGAATAAATGAAGACTTTAAACAATTGCTGAAATTGAAAATTGTTGAAACCAGAAAAACACAAGGAAATGAAACTAATCAATAACACAGTACTGGTGGAAGTGCTAAACAGCCTAAAAAAGAACGATTACAAAATCGAACCGGATGAAATAGTAGAAGTCCTGCTAAACCGGGACAAGGTGGTTTTTCTAACAGATAAAGATTATGGAGAAATCCTAAAACTATTTAAATATTACAATCTAGGGGTTAACTACTATGATTGCACTATATTAAACACAATTATGGACAGCACCCTTTCTGTTGCAGTGTCATTCGATTCAGACTTTGATAAAATCCAAGGAATAATAAGAATCTATTTATAAAAATAGCGGGAAATATAATTTATTTCCATCATGCGTTTAAGATTATTAATATCCTCCTTAAGCAAATCCTGTTCCATAGTATTTTACGAAATGTTTACCCCAAAAAATTTCATCACCGATTTCCAATTGTTTCTCTATCCTATGAATATATTCACCAAGCAGAGATCTGGTTTGGCCAAATTTAACCATTCTAAAGATGTATTCTCATATAAATATTATGAGCTTGCCTATATTCTTTAAAATGCTCTTCAAGTAATTTAATCTCATCATGTTCAAGTTTATCTGAAGTTTTCATGAATAGATATTTGTCATTTCAGAGATAAACTTTTCATAATATACTATAACAAAATAAATCTAAATTAATAATATTGCAACAATTGCTCCTACGATAGTTGCAATTAAATTAACATGTTCGTTTGTTAAAAGTCCCTGATTTTCAAATAATGCTCCTAAAATACTATCCATAAAACAACCAATGGTTCCAGAAACTATTGAAACTAAAATTGCAGAGAGAGGATTTTCTAAAATTCCTAAAAAGTATGCTGAAATACCAATAATCGCTGCACCAAAAATCCCAGTTGCCGTTCCCAATACTGAAACCGCGCCATTTGTGCCGGGATCTACTTTTTGCAAAGTTGTAATTAAACGAGGATGAGTATCCAATACACCAATTTCAGAAGCTAGTGTGTCTGCAGTTGCAGTTGCAATAGCCCCAATAAATCCTCCAACGAATGGCAAATAATATCCTCCAAATGCAGCCATAAAACATGCGACCACACCATTTGAGATTACATTTTTAGAAGTTCTCCTTCCTTCAAATTCTCCAAGTGACATTTTATACTTTTTAGAGAATTTTGTGGCAATTAACGACATGACAAGGAATAGAACAATTAATAAAAGCCAGTTCGTACCTGCAGAGAATATAATTATTATTCCCATGACAATCATAACTGCTGAACCAAATAAATCTAGAGATTTTCTTCTATAAGTAATGAAACCTAAAATAAACAAAAGAATAACATAAACCCAATTTATCATTAAAAATCCGAACATTATTACCACAACTTTCTATAAGTATTTGTTAAAAATAATATAAAAAGATTTTTAAACCTTGTAGAAAGCATGTTAAAATTTTGATGAATATCGAATTTTTTTGCTTGTTTTATTTAAATAATCATTTTAAATGGTTTTTTCTTATTTTTAACATGTTTTTATTGATTACTCTTTTTCACTTGCACTTTTACTTTTGAGAAAATTTTTTCATATCTCGCCTTGATTTTAATTTTAAGCTATTTGATTACTTTAATTTTTTTACACTTGAATTAATACATGACATTATTTAAAAAACCTAATAATAAATTATAAATATGCATAATTGAGAATAATTATTAATATAAATAAAAAAATAAACTATTTCCACATTATTATTTAAATTCAGGAATGTTAACTCTTTTAATTTTAGGATTAATATTAATGGAAAAAGTAAAGATGAAAAACTATTTGAACTTGGTCAAAATCAAAATAATTACTTGACTTTGTTGAATTAACATTCAACTATTGAAAAATGGATATTACAAAGCATTCCTGTGATAGCAACCATATAATACAATCAATCACAATTACACACCATTTTAGCGATGCAAACTTACTTGAAACAATAGAAATTTAGAAGTTTCAGATAAAATAACCCAATTTGAAACTTAAAAAGTTACCCCATTACATAACAATCCCAAAATTCTTTTTAATAATGTCAGACACAAGATTAAAAGAGTTAAACAAATTAATCCTATACCTACATCAATAGATTGTAAATTAGCAGTAATTTATGAGACAGGACATATAAGTGACTATGCAGACCAATATTATGTAAAATAAGATGAAAAATCTAAAAAAGCTAAATTAAAAACCATATTTCAATTGATGTCAACACAAGAATAATTTTAAATTATTCGGCAAATTGAGATTCAAAATACGGCACACAATTCATAATATCTTCTATAATGCAATTAAAACAAATTCAACCACATTTATATACGGGCATATAAAGCTTATGATTCATAACTCATAAAAAAATGCATAAATTAAGAATTAGGAGCATTTAACCATACCATTAAAAAAGATATAACCGGACATTATCTGCTAAATTGTACTAACCCATCTGGTACCACATATACCCAAAAAATGAATGTGGAAAGTAGATATATGTAATAAAAAAAAGATTAAACATAGCAACTATAGCCGAAGCACAACCTTCAAAATAAAGAAACAAAACTCAAAGATGTATTCTATAACATTTACATAGCAATACAAATATTTTAAAGAAGGTTTCTACAAGGTTTATTTTAATATATTAATAAACTACATTTTTTACATAACGGTGGATGCATTGAAAATCAAATTAGTTTTTTAACTTTGCATAAAATCCGCCCAACCGTTTTTAAAACTACTATACTATATCATGTTTGCCAAAATTATTCTTAAGTTAGTTTGTGAAGTCTTTTAAACTAATAAAACAATTTAAACATTGAAATGTTAGAAACAACTCTTTTTTTGACTCCCAAATAGTTCCAAATATAAAATCAACAATAAAAAGAAACAAGATTATTATTTTAAAACCACATATTTAGTAAGAAAATAAAAAACATGAAAAATCATCAGGCATTATGCTTCATAATCACTAATGAAACTTTTAAAATTAAAAATAGTTAAAAATTAAGTAGTTTCAGCCAATATCAAATGACCTGCAGAAAGATAAAAGATGATAAAAAAAAGAATAAAGTTAAGTAATTTAGTTAATTACTTTACTTTTGATAATTTCCACTCTTTTAAGTGGGTAGATTTTTTTAGCATTGTGATAAATTTCAGATGCTAATTTACCGTTTACACAAACATTTACCAAATCGTCAAAGGATTTTTCAGCAGCTGCATCAATGAGTAAATCTTCAATAGTTCTTCTCATGTATCTTTGTTGGGAAGATTTAGCTCTTCTAGTAGTTACAGCTAAAACGTGTAATTTTAATTTATAATTATCTTTGGTTTTAACTACTGTGGAAGCATCGATTCTGGAAGTTCCTCTTCTAATCATACTTCTTACATAATCAGTAGTGGTTTTGTGACCTGTGAATTTGGTGTTTGCAACATTGCCTGCAACATTGTCAATTTCAAATCTGAGTTTGATGTATTGTTTTGAGAAGTCTCCGGTTAATTCCCTCATGGTAACTTCCACACCTCTTCCAATGAGAAAATCTGGATCCCTAGATGGAGTTTCTCCAATTTCTTTATCTTCAAAGTTCACTGGTGTTTTAATAGTATACCAGGATTTTTCTTTCCATGTATCACGTACTCTACGTCTTGCTTTTGCTTTTGCCATTATATCTATCCTATAAATTTAATCTATAATATTAGCGTTGCGCCATTAAAATTTTAAAACTAGCCTTAACTAAATTGTAAAAATGATTTCAAATAAGTATAAATTTACAATCGTTAAAGAAACTCATGTGAGTTAATCTCACGTTATTTTAAGTAAATATTTTAAATAAAGTTTTAATTTATAAAACCCGCCAATAAAGGTTATAATTACTTATTTTATTCATAATATATAAAAGTTTTTGAATTTTAAAAATATAGGAAAAATTTTTGAAAAATAAAAAATAATAAAATTTTTAAAAG contains:
- a CDS encoding 30S ribosomal protein S3ae — encoded protein: MAKAKARRRVRDTWKEKSWYTIKTPVNFEDKEIGETPSRDPDFLIGRGVEVTMRELTGDFSKQYIKLRFEIDNVAGNVANTKFTGHKTTTDYVRSMIRRGTSRIDASTVVKTKDNYKLKLHVLAVTTRRAKSSQQRYMRRTIEDLLIDAAAEKSFDDLVNVCVNGKLASEIYHNAKKIYPLKRVEIIKSKVIN
- a CDS encoding PIN domain-containing protein, with the translated sequence MKLINNTVLVEVLNSLKKNDYKIEPDEIVEVLLNRDKVVFLTDKDYGEILKLFKYYNLGVNYYDCTILNTIMDSTLSVAVSFDSDFDKIQGIIRIYL
- a CDS encoding TIGR00297 family protein, with amino-acid sequence MMFGFLMINWVYVILLFILGFITYRRKSLDLFGSAVMIVMGIIIIFSAGTNWLLLIVLFLVMSLIATKFSKKYKMSLGEFEGRRTSKNVISNGVVACFMAAFGGYYLPFVGGFIGAIATATADTLASEIGVLDTHPRLITTLQKVDPGTNGAVSVLGTATGIFGAAIIGISAYFLGILENPLSAILVSIVSGTIGCFMDSILGALFENQGLLTNEHVNLIATIVGAIVAILLI
- a CDS encoding 2,3-bisphosphoglycerate-independent phosphoglycerate mutase; the encoded protein is MKGLILIMDGMGDRPIKEFGNKTPLEAANTPNMDKMAEEGITGIMDSIAPGIIPGSDTAHLSILGYNPYEVYTGRGPFEANGVGLEVLPGDIAFRCNFSTADENLVVTDRRAGRIKEGTKEIVDVLNTMVLEDYPDIKIIFKESTGHRAVLVLRGEGLSDKVSDADPKVEGNRPKEVKALDDTPQAAKTADILNKVVVKTYEMVKDHPVNLKRIEEGEPPANIVIPRGAGEVPVVESLNEKYEINSACIAETGLIMGIGRFAGMDIIEMEDVTGGIDTNLYNIRDTIVDQVKNSEYDFFLINIDGADEAGHDGQTIEKKEFIEKVDEVVMSELIKLEDVYIYLTADHSTPISVMNHSGDPVPVVIRGPEVRVDDVCEFSERACAKGGLNRIRGSDVMNIMMDLMNYAHKFGA